From Microplitis mediator isolate UGA2020A chromosome 11, iyMicMedi2.1, whole genome shotgun sequence, one genomic window encodes:
- the LOC130676988 gene encoding uncharacterized protein LOC130676988, producing MVKSTQSTTSEPAYYLPHHGVLRESSITTKLRVVFNGSKTTSSGLSLYDVLHTGPKVQLDIFDVLIGIRTHKLIFITDITKIFRQILVDERDQSFQQILWFNQQGQITPYKLTTVTYGTRPALYLAVRALLQLVEDEGHRFPLAIIPLTHGRYVDNILGGADDLNSLQQVADQLEALCKAGGFPLAKWTSNHPKLQQLNHVEAIKNHKFEDSDSSTKILGMYWSSHSDQFYFTYSPPCSTQKFTKRIILSEIAQIFDPLGFLAPLIIRAKVFMQELWLEKLSRDTPLAANQRYKWRNFKNELKLISKIKIPRWIHSSSCSTTEIHGFSDASQLAMAAAVFIKVHTPAHGVRVTLLCSKTKVAPLKRLTIPRLEPTAAHMLAKLTKHCQSTLNLTQSPTYLWTDSTITLTWIKSHPSRWKKFVRNRVSHIQDLLPDGHWNFVPGTQNPADCAIRGLTPTQLRDHQLWWTGPPWLLKSSSSWPKCPSIDDTGAQAEERPGLALFSSNSSLKSNWPIMERPIPLLRMLRATAICFRLRNMIKKSPNSSLKAPITSDEVIFAHNFCIKETQRIHFSNEIKMHSKHAPWPNGHPFARLVAFIDTDDIIRVGGRLENSPNHST from the coding sequence ATGGTGAAATCAACCCAATCAACAACAAGTGAACCAGCCTACTATCTCCCTCATCATGGAGTCTTAAGGGAAAGCAGCATCACAACCAAGCTGCGAGTAGTTTTCAACGGTTCAAAAACCACCAGCTCAGGTCTTTCACTCTACGATGTGCTTCACACCGGTCCAAAAGTGCAACTAGACATCTTCGACGTACTCATAGGAATTCGCACTCATAAACTCATCTTCATAACAGATATCACGAAGATATTTAGACAGATTTTGGTCGACGAACGCGATCAATCATTTCAACAAATACTCTGGTTCAACCAACAAGGCCAAATAACTCCATATAAACTCACTACGGTCACCTACGGGACCAGACCAGCTCTATATTTGGCCGTTCGTGCTCTACTTCAATTGGTTGAAGACGAAGGACATCGATTTCCTCTTGCGATCATTCCACTCACCCACGGAAGATATGTTGACAATATACTTGGTGGTGCCGATGACTTGAACTCATTACAACAAGTTGCTGATCAACTTGAAGCACTCTGCAAGGCGGGCGGATTCCCTCTTGCTAAATGGACAAGCAATCATCCAAAATTACAACAACTCAATCATGTGGAAGCGATCAAAAATCACAAATTCGAGGATTCAGACTCCAGCACCAAGATTCTGGGCATGTACTGGTCCTCACACTCAGATCAGTTCTATTTCACATACTCACCACCATGCtcaactcaaaaatttacaaaaaggaTCATTTTATCAGAGATTGCTCAAATCTTTGATCCTCTTGGATTTCTCGCACCACTCATCATTCGAGCCAAGGTATTCATGCAGGAGCTTTGGCTCGAAAAGCTCAGCCGGGACACTCCATTGGCAGCCAATCAACGGTATAAGTGGAGAAACTTCAAAAATGAACTCAAACTTATCTCTAAAATCAAAATTCCAAGATGGATCCACTCATCCTCGTGCTCAACCACCGAAATCCATGGATTCTCGGACGCTTCTCAATTGGCAATGGCAGCTGCCGTATTTATCAAAGTCCACACACCTGCTCATGGAGTCAGAGTTACGCTGCTCTGCTCTAAAACCAAGGTAGCTCCGTTAAAACGACTAACGATACCAAGGTTAGAACCCACCGCAGCTCACATGTTGGCAAAACTCACAAAACACTGCCAGAGCACTCTAAATCTCACTCAATCGCCAACATACTTGTGGACGGACTCAACAATTACACTCACGTGGATTAAATCTCATCCGTCTCGCTGGAAGAAGTTTGTTCGGAATAGGGTGTCGCATATTCAAGATCTACTTCCAGATGGCCACTGGAATTTCGTTCCGGGCACACAAAATCCAGCAGACTGCGCAATACGAGGGTTGACACCTACTCAACTCCGTGATCATCAACTATGGTGGACTGGCCCACCATGGTTGCTCAAGAGTTCATCGTCCTGGCCTAAATGTCCATCAATTGATGATACAGGAGCTCAAGCAGAAGAACGACCTGGACTGGCCCTGTTCTCATCGAATTCATCACTGAAATCAAATTGGCCTATCATGGAACGGCCAATACCACTCCTACGCATGTTACGAGCTACTGCAATCTGCTTTAGACTCCGTAACATGATCAAGAAATCACCAAACTCATCACTCAAGGCTCCGATTACTTCTGACGAAGTAATTTTTGCACACAACTTCTGTATCAAAGAAACTCAACGCATTCATTTTTCAAACGAGATCAAGATGCACTCCAAACACGCACCATGGCCTAATGGTCATCCATTTGCTCGATTGGTTGCATTCATTGACACCGACGACATCATTCGAGTAGGTGGACGGTTGGAAAATTCTCCAAATCACTCAACATGA